The following are from one region of the Pseudohongiella spirulinae genome:
- a CDS encoding outer membrane protein assembly factor BamE yields the protein MTIAVPRSNISRFTLRLSLLSLISLWLTACSSLPVPQFPGVYKIPIAQGNIITQDMIDKLEPGMTPRQVIFVMGSPLVRDPFNQDRWDYVYNYQPGGGVRGQERITLYFENEQLMRYEGDFEPGPNAAWHQVANNSSASNP from the coding sequence ATGACTATTGCCGTACCCCGCTCGAATATATCCCGATTTACCCTGCGCCTGTCGCTGCTGTCGCTGATCAGCCTTTGGCTGACGGCCTGTTCATCCTTGCCAGTCCCGCAATTTCCCGGCGTCTACAAGATTCCTATTGCTCAGGGCAACATCATCACACAGGACATGATCGACAAGCTTGAACCAGGCATGACACCTCGTCAGGTGATCTTTGTCATGGGCTCTCCTCTGGTCAGAGATCCATTTAACCAGGACCGCTGGGACTATGTTTACAACTACCAGCCCGGCGGCGGCGTCCGTGGTCAAGAGCGCATCACACTCTATTTCGAAAATGAACAGCTGATGCGTTACGAAGGCGATTTTGAGCCAGGCCCGAACGCGGCATGGCATCAGGTGGCCAACAACTCTTCAGCAAGTAACCCCTGA
- a CDS encoding Fur family transcriptional regulator encodes MRSNQADIDQTLERAQHICADHGARLTDKRRRVLKVVLESAEPLSAYQIADLYRDEYGKSLSVMSVYRMLHFLKENELVHRLETTNQYLPCSHISCQHDHEVPQFLICDNCRGVDEVGIRKEILQELSANIEDTGFALARQQLEFHGLCRTCQKAGVDSKLELKD; translated from the coding sequence ATGCGATCGAACCAGGCCGACATCGATCAGACACTGGAGCGCGCCCAGCATATCTGCGCGGATCACGGCGCGCGGCTCACAGACAAACGACGACGTGTGCTGAAGGTGGTTCTTGAGTCAGCCGAACCGCTATCGGCCTATCAGATTGCTGACCTTTACCGTGATGAATACGGCAAATCCCTGTCCGTTATGTCTGTTTACCGGATGTTGCATTTTCTGAAAGAAAATGAGCTGGTGCATCGATTAGAGACTACCAATCAGTACCTGCCATGTTCACACATCAGTTGCCAGCACGACCACGAAGTACCGCAGTTTCTGATCTGCGATAACTGTCGGGGCGTCGACGAAGTAGGTATTCGCAAGGAAATCCTGCAGGAGCTGAGCGCCAATATCGAGGACACGGGTTTTGCTCTTGCTCGTCAGCAGCTGGAATTCCACGGTTTGTGCCGCACCTGCCAGAAGGCAGGCGTCGACAGCAAACTGGAATTAAAAGACTGA